Proteins encoded by one window of Culicoides brevitarsis isolate CSIRO-B50_1 chromosome 2, AGI_CSIRO_Cbre_v1, whole genome shotgun sequence:
- the LOC134829113 gene encoding mucin-5AC, with protein sequence MGNYLLIITCLLLTSNFCVQTIIGANVDRIGEETSQTNSTNPQGAVNPKTATRNRVVNGTSFKDAPSTTTLPSVVPSSTTVRRVSSSRQRDNKLMNVLQARRSVLNRDRWSSNGKSNATTSASNDPLDGSSPHQNSRRNLGLRDSLAVKGISVRNSSSITNNSIVEPSDSEYLQMDESIHQAYNVSPEASSSSITKEPRTYVTLNRTKTRGKSPTLTTKIEFTTIKATRLYYDSRQKPNRGKTRFMMQKSPYDSELLQFAIYGQKSDVTPKSQQISTQGRKINRKRGNAVTSSPILSGDGENKIGGDEKLEILDVSVPPRASSTEKARLWQTRFNQVTRNVVAYNNVLRRHPSYLEQMKADSSYTIIHPTTLRPKVASASTNPSASLNPVNNFIETETKEVFLRSANATQLESTTETPEVTTITSQRVPGLIINIPDDATPEGSNSFPIDETSHSNAHVNPVIFYTTIPSVSSTQEALLTKSTPEIVTAINVIEEEHVQEAKISVLNVPRAGGRSLNDEISTSEAPSTTSTSTTTTSTTQKPSTKPSTSRPLTYRPNQEFTTRSSAVTTTATTSTTTTTTTRAPSTTSTTSTTTTTTTVKPTSERPEIPPSTTKRSVSSSVNRFNSIPANNDVTIEIDKMNLATYVMIAIAMVPVLAIILYAIRVIIHNHDNKNGLDMIDGQPISPVVKLDSDTTSNSTDESVLGHESMMFNRNNLRFKSLLGEGNFGQVWKAEVDDDRGHLQGTTRVVAVKTERRDNGQGGLKAEAEIMRKLGSAHQNVVKLLGACTEQEPHLIIMEYAMRGRLLSLLRAARGGRNSLPQTLPTRPAVMPLSPRRLTGFALDIAKGMEYIASKKIVHRDLAARNILLDHNGICKICDFGMSIDLGKSEESHAIPKIPRVHSESRFKFDLANRAFNGAARHWDAWIHHGDTQKQEKNNRPALPIRWMAPEALQYHIYSTKTDVFAFGIVLWEIATLGSTPYPNLSGREVIRNVPNGTRPEIPMDCRQELYDLMNRTWSKDPNQRLSFTEARQILQRTVCQWQCDDNDTDTSEYMDVSGFSEDLEHGMVYFNRRVSEFECEI encoded by the exons ATGCCCCGTCAACAACAACCCTACCTTCTGTCGTGCCCTCATCGACAACCGTTCGTCGTGTCAGTAGCAGTCGACAGCGCGACAATAAACTCATGAACGTGCTTCAAGCGCGTCGCAGCGTCTTAAATCGCGATCGTTGGTCTTCCAACGGAAAATCCAACGCAACAACTTCCGCTTCGAACGATCCCCTGGATGGATCTTCGCCGCATCAAAATTCGCGAAGAAACTTAGGATTAAGAGATAGTTTAGCAGTTAAGGGAATAAGTGTGAGAAATAGTTCCAGTATTACAAATAATTCAATTGTCGAACCTTCGGATTCGGAATACTTGCAAATGGACGAAAGTATCCATCAGGCATACAACGTGAGTCCCGAAGCGTCATCATCTAGCATAACCAAAGAGCCACGAACATACGTGACACTCAATCGTACAAAAACACGCGGCAAAAGTCCAACCCTGACaacaaaaatcgaatttaCGACAATCAAAGCGACGCGTTTGTATTACGATTCGCGCCAAAAACCAAATCGCGGGAAAACGCGATTTATGATGCAAAAGTCGCCGTACGATAGTGAATTGCTGCAATTTGCTATTTACGGACAGAAATCGGATGTGACGCCAAAAAGTCAACAAATTTCAACGCAAGGGAGAAAAATCAACAGAAAACGCGGGAATGCGGTGACTTCGTCCCCAATCTTATCCGGGGATGGCGAGAACAAAATAGGGGgcgatgaaaaattagaaattttagatGTTTCTGTGCCTCCAAGAGCTTCTTCCACAGAAAAAGCTCGGTTATGGCAAACGCGATTCAATCAAGTGACCCGAAATGTAGTTGCTTATAACAATGTTTTACGTCGCCATCCCTCATATTTGGAGCAAATGAAGGCAGATTCGTCTTATACGATCATTCATCCGACTACTTTGCGCCCGAAAGTTGCTTCCGCAAGTACAAATCCCTCCGCCTCATTGAATCCCGTGAATAATTTCATCGAAACTGAGACAAAAGAAGTCTTTTTGCGCAGTGCCAATGCCACGCAGCTCGAAAGTACGACAGAAACTCCCGAAGTAACGACCATAACCTCACAACGGGTGCCTGGATTGATCATTAACATCCCGGATGACGCGACGCCCGAAGGTTCAAACAGTTTTCCCATCGACGAAACTTCTCATAGTAACGCCCATGTCAAtcctgtaattttttatacgacAATTCCGAGTGTTTCTTCAACTCAGGAGGCTTTGTTGACAAAAAGTACGCCGGAAATTGTCACCGCGATAAATGTTATTGAAGAAGAGCACGTGCAAGAAGCAAAAATCTCCGTTTTGAATGTTCCTCGAGCCGGCGGCAGGAGtttaaatgatgaaattaGCACTTCTGAGGCGCCATCGACGACAAGTACAAGCACGACTACAACTTCGACAACGCAAAAACCGTCGACGAAGCCGTCAACAAGTCGTCCCTTGACTTATCGCCCGAATCAGGAGTTTACGACGCGTTCGAGCGCGGTAACAACAACTGCGACAACttcaacgacgacaacaacaacgactcgAGCGCCATCTACAACGTCAACTACATCGACGACAACTACAACGACGACTGTCAAACCAACGTCAGAACGTCCCGAAATCCCGCCTTCGACAACAAAACGCAGCGTTTCGTCGTCAGTTAATCGTTTCAACTCCATTCCCGCGAATAATGACGTCACAATTGAGATTGACAAGATGAATCTCGCTACTTATGTGATGATTGCCATTGCAATGGTGCCAGTTTTGGCGATTATTTTGTACGCCATTCGTGTGATCATTCACAATCATGACAACAAGAACGGCTTGGATATGATCGATGGGCAGCCAATTAGTCCCGTGGTTAAGTTGGATTCCGATACGACGAGTAACAGCACGGATGAGAGCGTTTTGGGGCACGAGTCGATGATGTTCAACAGGAATAATTTAAGGTTCAAGAGTTTGCTGGGCGAAGGGAATTTCGGGCAAGTTTGGAAGGCGGAAGTTGATGACGATCGAGGGCATTTGCAAGGAACGACGAGAGTTGTTGCGGTAAAAACGGAGAGGAGAGACAATGGGCAGGGCGGATTGAAAGCTGAGGCGGAAATTATGAGGAAACTTGGATCGGCGCATCAAAATGTTGTAAAGTTGCTTGGAGCGTGTACTGAacaag AACCTCATCTCATCATCATGGAATACGCCATGCGAGGACGTCTCTTATCACTTCTTCGTGCAGCTCGAGGCGGAAGAAACAGTTTGCCTCAAACTCTTCCAACGAGACCTGCTGTTATGCCTTTGTCTCCGCGTCGTTTAACTGGATTTGCTTTGGATATCGCGAAAGGAATGGAATATATTGCgagtaaaaag atcgtTCATCGCGATTTAGCAGCCCGTAACATCCTCTTGGATCACAATGGCATCtgtaaaatttgtgatttcGGCATGTCGATCGATTTAGGAAAATCTGAAGAGTCTCATGCCATTCCGAAAATCCCGCGCGTTCATTCCGAGTCGCGATTCAAGTTTGATTTGGCAAATCGTGCCTTTAATGGCGCCGCTCGTCATTGGGATGCGTGGATTCATCATGGCGACACgcaaaaacaagagaaaaataatcgaCCTGCGTTGCCGATTCGATGGATGGCACCCGAAGCGCTGCAGTATCACATTTATTCGACGAAAACTGATGTTTTTGCGTTTGGAATTGTGCTTTGGGAGATTGCAACGTTAG gATCAACTCCTTACCCGAATCTCTCAGGCAGAGAAGTCATCCGAAACGTTCCAAATGGCACTCGACCCGAAATCCCGATGGATTGCCGTCAAGAATTGTACGATTTGATGAACCGCACATGGTCGAAGGACCCAAATCAGAGACTTTCGTTCACCGAAGCACGTCAAATTCTGCAAAGGACAGTGTGCCAATGGCAATGTGATGATAACGACACCGATACCTCCGAATACATGGATGTCAGTGGCTTCAGCGAGGATCTCGAACACGGCATGGTGTATTTCAATCGACGCGTTTCCGAGTTTGAATGCGAAATTTAa
- the LOC134831459 gene encoding uncharacterized protein LOC134831459, with product MSSSNNAQDSNYSETVRKFLICGVLRKTFADTSETKKVFTINEWYKKCNKLERKLDNEVFSRNPLSYKKYIVKKAALFMLQGDHFRNGSFQPGFAKAAFVTLEENRLNRDVICVYSLSLHIVACSYFSRQDFIQAINFNNMSEAAIVEFKAISNQEIAQELEIIEDLVVKQLFDCFGAFGNTKMRVEYAVLLIDRSIQRQIGNKISCHVLLSIQDYVKAIIECHFYAQLNYLMRIFMRELKKESSPDGISPVDRGNFLDMQTCKDLMASFYVQWAISVLRYSINVKRDPGFRQKNPISGEVVTLMSVENDEIDEEFDKEFPIEVIESYEDFQKCLNTARNWVQLVKKHFQGYVTGKYGQYMNELAQLEREIQEIFSY from the exons At GTCCTCTTCAAATAACGCTCAGGACTCAAATTACTCAGAAACCGTTCGAAAATTCCTGATTTGTGGCGTTCTTCGAAAAACTTTTGCCGACACTTCTGAaaccaaaaaagttttta CCATCAACGAATGgtacaaaaaatgcaacaaattgGAACGAAAGCTCGATAATGAAGTTTTTTCTCGAAATCCGTTGAGTTACAAAAAGTACATCGTCAAAAAAGCTGCTCTTTTCATGCTGCAAGGCGATCATTTCCGCAACGGAAGCTTCCAACCCGGTTTCGCTAAAGCTGCTTTCGTGACTCTCGAGGAAAATCGCTTGAATCGCGACGTAATTTGCGTTTATTCGTTATCTCTGCACATTGTGGCTTGCAGTTATTTCTCGCGACAGGATTTTATTCAAGCAATCAACTTCAACAACATGTCCGAAGCAGCAATTGTCGAGTTCAAGGCCATCAGCAATCAGGAAATCGCCCAAGAACTTGAAATTATCGAAGATTTGGTCGTCAAACAGCTTTTCGACTGCTTCGGGGCGTTTGGAAACACAAAAATGCGCGTCGAATATGCGGTTTTGTTGATCGATCGGAGCATCCAGCGACAAATTGGTAACAAAATCTCATGTCACGTACTTTTGTCAATTCAAGATTACGTCAAAGCCATCATCGAGTGTCACTTTTACGCCCAACTGAACTATTTGATGCGAATTTTCATGCGGGAACTCAAAAAGGAATCGTCTCCCGATGGAATTAGTCCCGTCGATCGTGGAAATTTCCTCGATATGCAAACTTGTAAGGACTTGATGGCGTCGTTTTACGTTCAATGGGCGATTTCTGTGTTGCGATATTCGATAAATGTCAAGAGAGATCCGGGTTTTAGGCAGAAAAATCCAATTTCAGGCGAAGTTGTGACCTTGATGAGTgtcgaaaatgatgaaatcgaTGAGGAATTCGATAAAGAATTTCCAATTGAAGTTATTGAGAGTTACGAAGACTTTCAAAAGTGCCTCAATACCGCACGGAATTGGGTTCAACTCGTGAAAAAGCATTTTCAAGGTTATGTCACGGGAAAATATGGGCAGTACATGAACGAATTGGCACAATTGGAGAGAGAAATTCaggaaattttctcatattga